From a region of the Rhinopithecus roxellana isolate Shanxi Qingling chromosome 8, ASM756505v1, whole genome shotgun sequence genome:
- the ADAM30 gene encoding disintegrin and metalloproteinase domain-containing protein 30 isoform X2: MRSVQILLSQCRLLLVLVPTVLLLNSLGEDVIFHPQGEFDSFEITIPEKLSFRGEVQGVVSSVSYQLQLKGKKHVLHLWPKRFLLPRHLRIFSFTEHGELLEDHPYIPKDCNYMGSVEESLDSKATISTCMGGLRGVFNIDGKHYQIEPLKASPSFEHVVYLLKKEQFGNQVCGLSDDEIEWQMAPYENKARLRDYPGSYKHPKYMELILLFDHSRYSFVNNNLSQVIHDGIILTAIMDTYFQDVRMRIHLKALEVWTDFNKIRVGYPALADVLGRFVIYKKSILNARLSSDWAHLYLQRKYNDALAWSFGKVCSLEYAGSVSTLLDANILAPATWSAHELGHAVGMLHDEQYCQCRGRLNCIMGSGRSGFSNCSYISFFKHISSGATCLNNIPGLRYVLKRCGNKIVEDNEECDCGSTEECQKDRCCQSNCKLQPGANCSTGLCCHGCRFRPSGYMCRQEENECDLAEYCDGNSSSCPNDVYKQDGTPCKYKGRCFRKGCRSRYMQCQSIFGPDAMEAPSECYDAVNLIGDQFGNCEITGIRNFKKCESANSICGRLQCINVETIPDLPEHTTIISTHLGAENLMCWGTGYHLSMKPMGIPDLGMINDGTSCGEDRVCFNKNCVNSSVLQFDCLPEKCNTRGVCNNRKNCHCMYGWAPPFCEEVGYGGSIDSGPPGLFGGEIPQSIRIVSIIMFRLFLLILSAVFVFFRQVIGNHLKSKQEKMPPSKAETEQEEASKAKTEQEESKAKTGQEASKAKTGQEASKAKTGQEASKANVESKRPKAKSVKKEKK; encoded by the exons ATGAGGTCGGTGCAGATCTTACTCTCCCAATGCCGATTGCTCCTTGTACTAGTTCCGACAGTGCTCCTTCTTAACTCTCTTGGAGAAGATGTAATTTTTCACCCTCAAGGGGAGTTTGACTCGTTTGAAATCACTATTCCCGAGAAGCTGAGCTTCCGGGGAGAGGTGCAGGGTGTGGTCAGTTCCGTGTCCTACCAACTGCAGTTAAAAGGCAAGAAGCATGTCCTCCATTTGTGGCCCAAGAGATTTCTGTTGCCCCGACATCTGCGCATTTTCTCCTTCACAGAACATGGGGAACTGCTGGAGGATCATCCTTATATACCCAAGGACTGCAACTACATGGGCTCCGTGGAAGAGTCTCTGGACTCTAAAGCTACTATAAGCACATGCATGGGGGGCCTCCGAGGTGTATTTAACATTGATGGCAAACATTACCAAATTGAGCCCCTCAAGGCCTCTCCCAGTTTTGAACATGTCGTCTATCTCCTGAAGAAAGAGCAGTTTGGGAATCAGGTTTGTGGCTTAAGTGATGATGAAATAGAATGGCAGATGGCCCCTTATGAGAATAAGGCGAGGCTAAGGGACTATCCTGGATCCTATAAACACCCAAAGTACATGGAATTGATCCTACTCTTTGATCACAGTAGGTATAGCTTTGTGAATAACAATCTTTCTCAAGTCATACATGATGGCATTATTTTGACTGCGATTATGGACACCTACTTTCAAGACGTTCGTATGAGGATACACTTAAAGGCTCTTGAAGTATGGACAGATTTTAACAAAATACGCGTTGGATATCCAGCGTTAGCTGACGTTTTAGGCAGATttgtaatatataaaaaaagtatattaaatgcTCGACTGTCATCAGATTGGGCACATTTatatcttcaaagaaaatataatgatgCTCTTGCATGGTCTTTTGGAAAAGTGTGTTCTCTAGAATATGCTGGATCAGTGAGTACTTTACTAGATGCAAATATCCTTGCACCTGCCACCTGGTCTGCTCATGAACTGGGTCATGCTGTAGGGATGTTACATGATGAACAATACTGCCAATGTAGGGGTAGGCTTAATTGCATCATGGGCTCAGGACGCAGTGGGTTTAGCAACTGCagttatatctctttttttaaacatatctCTTCGGGAGCAACATGTCTAAATAATATCCCAGGACTACGTTATGTGCTTAAGAGATGTGGAAACAAAATTGTGGAAGACAATGAGGAATGTGATTGTGGTTCCACAGAGGAGTGTCAGAAAGATCGGTGTTGCCAATCAAATTGTAAGTTGCAACCAGGTGCCAACTGTAGCACTGGACTTTGCTGTCATGGTTGTCGGTTTCGCCCATCTGGATACATGTGTAGgcaggaagaaaatgaatgtgaCCTTGCAGAGTACTGTGACGGGAATTCAAGTTCCTGCCCAAATGATGTTTATAAGCAGGATGGAACTCCTTGCAAGTATAAAGGCCGTTGTTTCAGGAAGGGGTGCAGATCCAGATATATGCAGTGCCAAAGCATTTTTGGACCTGATGCCATGGAGGCTCCTAGTGAGTGCTATGATGCAGTTAACTTAATAGGTGATCAATTTGGTAACTGTGAGATTACAGGAATtcgaaattttaaaaagtgtgaaagTGCAAATTCAATATGTGGCAGGCTACAGTGTATAAACGTCGAAACCATCCCTGATTTGCCAGAGCATACGACTATAATTTCTACTCATTTAGGGGCAGAAAATCTCATGTGCTGGGGCACAGGCTATCATCTATCCATGAAACCCATGGGGATACCTGACCTGGGTATGATAAATGATGGCACCTCCTGTGGAGAAGACCGGGTATGTTTTAACAAAAATTGCGTCAATAGCTCAGTCCTGCAGTTTGACTGTTTGCCTGAGAAATGCAATACCCGAGGTGTTtgcaacaacagaaaaaactGCCACTGCATGTATGGCTGGGCACCTCCATTCTGTGAAGAGGTGGGGTATGGAGGAAGCATTGACAGTGGGCCTCCAGGACTGTTCGGAGGGGAGATTCCCCAGTCAATTCGGATTGTGTCCATCATAATGTTTCGCCTTTTTTTATTAATCCTTTCAGCGGTCTTTGTGTTTTTCCGACAAGTGATAGGAAACCATTTAAAatccaaacaggaaaaaatgCCACCATCCAAAGCAGAAACTGAACAAGAA GAAGCATCTAAAGCAAAAACCGAACAGGAAGAATCTAAAGCAAAAACTGGACAGGAAGCATCTAAAGCAAAAACTGGACAGGAAGCATCTAAAGCAAAAACTGGACAGGAAGCATCTAAAGCAAACGTTGAAAGTAAACGACCCAAAGCAAAGAgtgtcaagaaagaaaaaaagtaa
- the ADAM30 gene encoding disintegrin and metalloproteinase domain-containing protein 30 isoform X1 → MRSVQILLSQCRLLLVLVPTVLLLNSLGEDVIFHPQGEFDSFEITIPEKLSFRGEVQGVVSSVSYQLQLKGKKHVLHLWPKRFLLPRHLRIFSFTEHGELLEDHPYIPKDCNYMGSVEESLDSKATISTCMGGLRGVFNIDGKHYQIEPLKASPSFEHVVYLLKKEQFGNQVCGLSDDEIEWQMAPYENKARLRDYPGSYKHPKYMELILLFDHSRYSFVNNNLSQVIHDGIILTAIMDTYFQDVRMRIHLKALEVWTDFNKIRVGYPALADVLGRFVIYKKSILNARLSSDWAHLYLQRKYNDALAWSFGKVCSLEYAGSVSTLLDANILAPATWSAHELGHAVGMLHDEQYCQCRGRLNCIMGSGRSGFSNCSYISFFKHISSGATCLNNIPGLRYVLKRCGNKIVEDNEECDCGSTEECQKDRCCQSNCKLQPGANCSTGLCCHGCRFRPSGYMCRQEENECDLAEYCDGNSSSCPNDVYKQDGTPCKYKGRCFRKGCRSRYMQCQSIFGPDAMEAPSECYDAVNLIGDQFGNCEITGIRNFKKCESANSICGRLQCINVETIPDLPEHTTIISTHLGAENLMCWGTGYHLSMKPMGIPDLGMINDGTSCGEDRVCFNKNCVNSSVLQFDCLPEKCNTRGVCNNRKNCHCMYGWAPPFCEEVGYGGSIDSGPPGLFGGEIPQSIRIVSIIMFRLFLLILSAVFVFFRQVIGNHLKSKQEKMPPSKAETEQEASKTKTGEEASKAKTEQEDSKAKTGQEASKAKTEQEESKAKTGQEASKAKTGQEASKAKTGQEASKANVESKRPKAKSVKKEKK, encoded by the coding sequence ATGAGGTCGGTGCAGATCTTACTCTCCCAATGCCGATTGCTCCTTGTACTAGTTCCGACAGTGCTCCTTCTTAACTCTCTTGGAGAAGATGTAATTTTTCACCCTCAAGGGGAGTTTGACTCGTTTGAAATCACTATTCCCGAGAAGCTGAGCTTCCGGGGAGAGGTGCAGGGTGTGGTCAGTTCCGTGTCCTACCAACTGCAGTTAAAAGGCAAGAAGCATGTCCTCCATTTGTGGCCCAAGAGATTTCTGTTGCCCCGACATCTGCGCATTTTCTCCTTCACAGAACATGGGGAACTGCTGGAGGATCATCCTTATATACCCAAGGACTGCAACTACATGGGCTCCGTGGAAGAGTCTCTGGACTCTAAAGCTACTATAAGCACATGCATGGGGGGCCTCCGAGGTGTATTTAACATTGATGGCAAACATTACCAAATTGAGCCCCTCAAGGCCTCTCCCAGTTTTGAACATGTCGTCTATCTCCTGAAGAAAGAGCAGTTTGGGAATCAGGTTTGTGGCTTAAGTGATGATGAAATAGAATGGCAGATGGCCCCTTATGAGAATAAGGCGAGGCTAAGGGACTATCCTGGATCCTATAAACACCCAAAGTACATGGAATTGATCCTACTCTTTGATCACAGTAGGTATAGCTTTGTGAATAACAATCTTTCTCAAGTCATACATGATGGCATTATTTTGACTGCGATTATGGACACCTACTTTCAAGACGTTCGTATGAGGATACACTTAAAGGCTCTTGAAGTATGGACAGATTTTAACAAAATACGCGTTGGATATCCAGCGTTAGCTGACGTTTTAGGCAGATttgtaatatataaaaaaagtatattaaatgcTCGACTGTCATCAGATTGGGCACATTTatatcttcaaagaaaatataatgatgCTCTTGCATGGTCTTTTGGAAAAGTGTGTTCTCTAGAATATGCTGGATCAGTGAGTACTTTACTAGATGCAAATATCCTTGCACCTGCCACCTGGTCTGCTCATGAACTGGGTCATGCTGTAGGGATGTTACATGATGAACAATACTGCCAATGTAGGGGTAGGCTTAATTGCATCATGGGCTCAGGACGCAGTGGGTTTAGCAACTGCagttatatctctttttttaaacatatctCTTCGGGAGCAACATGTCTAAATAATATCCCAGGACTACGTTATGTGCTTAAGAGATGTGGAAACAAAATTGTGGAAGACAATGAGGAATGTGATTGTGGTTCCACAGAGGAGTGTCAGAAAGATCGGTGTTGCCAATCAAATTGTAAGTTGCAACCAGGTGCCAACTGTAGCACTGGACTTTGCTGTCATGGTTGTCGGTTTCGCCCATCTGGATACATGTGTAGgcaggaagaaaatgaatgtgaCCTTGCAGAGTACTGTGACGGGAATTCAAGTTCCTGCCCAAATGATGTTTATAAGCAGGATGGAACTCCTTGCAAGTATAAAGGCCGTTGTTTCAGGAAGGGGTGCAGATCCAGATATATGCAGTGCCAAAGCATTTTTGGACCTGATGCCATGGAGGCTCCTAGTGAGTGCTATGATGCAGTTAACTTAATAGGTGATCAATTTGGTAACTGTGAGATTACAGGAATtcgaaattttaaaaagtgtgaaagTGCAAATTCAATATGTGGCAGGCTACAGTGTATAAACGTCGAAACCATCCCTGATTTGCCAGAGCATACGACTATAATTTCTACTCATTTAGGGGCAGAAAATCTCATGTGCTGGGGCACAGGCTATCATCTATCCATGAAACCCATGGGGATACCTGACCTGGGTATGATAAATGATGGCACCTCCTGTGGAGAAGACCGGGTATGTTTTAACAAAAATTGCGTCAATAGCTCAGTCCTGCAGTTTGACTGTTTGCCTGAGAAATGCAATACCCGAGGTGTTtgcaacaacagaaaaaactGCCACTGCATGTATGGCTGGGCACCTCCATTCTGTGAAGAGGTGGGGTATGGAGGAAGCATTGACAGTGGGCCTCCAGGACTGTTCGGAGGGGAGATTCCCCAGTCAATTCGGATTGTGTCCATCATAATGTTTCGCCTTTTTTTATTAATCCTTTCAGCGGTCTTTGTGTTTTTCCGACAAGTGATAGGAAACCATTTAAAatccaaacaggaaaaaatgCCACCATCCAAAGCAGAAACTGAACAAGAAGCATCtaaaacaaaaactggagagGAAGCATCTAAAGCAAAAACCGAACAGGAAGACTCTAAAGCAAAAACTGGACAGGAAGCATCTAAAGCAAAAACCGAACAGGAAGAATCTAAAGCAAAAACTGGACAGGAAGCATCTAAAGCAAAAACTGGACAGGAAGCATCTAAAGCAAAAACTGGACAGGAAGCATCTAAAGCAAACGTTGAAAGTAAACGACCCAAAGCAAAGAgtgtcaagaaagaaaaaaagtaa